The Cynocephalus volans isolate mCynVol1 chromosome 12, mCynVol1.pri, whole genome shotgun sequence sequence GGCCCAGCCCCCACGGCCCCCACCGAGCACGCAGTGTGGGTTCCACATGATTTGATCACAATGAGCCAACACAGAGACAAACAGACGGTGCTATGGGCCTGTGCTGGGGCTGTGCAGACGGCACACGGTACACAGATCCCAGGAAGAGTGGATCCCGTGCAGGGGTGTCTGGGCCAGGGTGCTGAGCATGGCAGCACCCCAGTGGGCACAGACTGGCACCCACGCTGTCTGTGCACTGAGGTCTAGAGCCACCCCTGAGCACCCTGCTGGATACACAGGAAGCAGGTTCTAGccctcccagccctgcagggGAGGGGCCACGACCCCCGCACTGGGCTGGAGGTGCAGGGCCCAGAGGGGCAGCCTGGACACCCGGAGCCGACCTTCTGCAGCACACTCGCCCACCCAGGACACcgagaccaaaagaaaaagacttcCTCTTTGTCCTGACCAGATTTAAGGCTTGTATTTCCTGACATTTGCTtcagtttgtttcttcttttaagttaaaattacCTGAGTAAAAAATTTTCAGACgtttaaaaaagccaaaaacagACAGGCCGAGCCCAGGATGCCACAGTGCAGCCGGGGTCAAAGCTCCGCAAGCCCACGCTGAGCAGCTGCATGGGGCATCCAGCCTCCCCAGGTGTGAGACACTCTGGGGCCAGATGCTGCTGCTGGATGGCGCACGAGAAGGCACAGTGAGGTAGGGACAGCTGCCAAGCCCCACACCTGGAGGcctcagcccctcccccagccctggccacgGCCACCCTCGAGGTGGGCCATCTCGATCCTGGTGCCAGTGAGCAGCCCCTGCAGtgtgtgggggttggggagggggatGCTGGGAAGCCTGAGCTCAAATAGTTAAATAATCCTTTATTTGggcgggttgggggaggggaaggcaggaaggagagggCAGGTGTGGCTTGGCCTGGACCCCCATGGGGggtggcacaggcctcaggtgGGCTTGGATGCGCTTGGCACCCAAGAAGTTCCCACGGGTGGCACCGGCTCCTCAGGAGCCCCTCAGCTGTGACGCGGGGGTGCAGCCCTGCCACGCTGCCCCTTAGCCGTGGCCACTCCCTCGGCAGCACCTCCTATTGTCGCGGCCCAGCCACGGACGCCCTCTGGAGGCAGTACTGTGCGGCGGGCAGCGACAGGACCAGGCTCACGGTGCGGCGGCCCATCCAGTACAGGCCGTAACCCAGCAGGCCGAAGAAGGCGGCCTTCACGGCCAGCCGGGACACTCTTCCGGAGATGGACGGCGGGGGgatgctgggggagggaggggcgggctaggcctggctgggcctgggctccccaagccccagccccaggcatgGAGTCACCGCTACTTGCGGTTGGCATCCCAGGGGCCCAGCCTCCACGTTGGGGGCTTGAGGGGCAGAACCCAGACCGCGGGGGGTGGGCGCTCACGTCATGATCTCCTGGATGTTGAGGTCGGTGCTCCAGTTCTTCTCGATGCCAGGCACGTGGCCCATGCCCACAACACCCACGACCACAGAGGGGACGCACTTCCTGGGCTCAGCTGTGGGGGAGGAAGCCAGGGGTCAGCACCAGCAGGAGCCACAGCAACCCAGGGAGCCCCGTGTGGGCAGCTGGTCACCATCAGAGGCGCGTGGCAGCTCTAAGCGACGGGCAGCCTGCCGCAGCATGTAGGTCAGGTAGATGTCGCGCTCTGAGACGATGGTGCGGTGCAGGTCGGGAAACTCGCCAATCATCTCAGCCATCATCTGCTCCAGCAGGTCCTTCTGCTTGCAGCGTTCCACATCGTCCTTGCTGGGGGCAGAGGGCACGGCTGCTAGCCACCCAGggatgggggtagggggatggCTGCAGGGGGCTGGTGCTATTCACACAGGTCAGGGACCACAGCACCATTTGTTTGGAATTTATGGTGGAACAAAGGGGCACAGAGGAACTCGTTTGAGGAGCTCGGCCCAGCTGGCATGAGACAGCAGGTGTGGCCACATGTAGATGTGCCACACAGTGAGGCCAGGCCTGGGCTATACATGGGCCTAGCACCCTCCCCCAGACCACCCTGTGGGTCGTCCCCGGGCTGCTAGCCACTATTCCCAGGCCAAGGCTGCCCTACCTGATCGGGTCTGACAGGAAACACAGGCCCCAGGCCAGCTTGACCTTCTGCCAGAAGGAGAGGGCGGCGATGGCCCGCTTGAAAGTTACTGGGATGGGCCGGTCACCCAGGTGGAACTTGCAGAAAGGCACCTTGCTGGCCTGCAGCAGAGGCCGGGGATAGGGAGTCATAGGTGCCCTGGGCAGCTCCCGCTAGCCCCACACTCCTCTCCTGGGAGCCACATCCAGGCAGTTGCCCCCCAGACTGTGCCCAATGCCCACCTCTTTGAAGGCCTCCCTGAACTCGCCTCCAGGGGCCATGCCTAGCTGCTCGGTGATGTGGGCAGACACCTTCAGCAGCAGCATCTGCATGAGGCCAGACATGAGCCCGTTCtgcagggagaggggagcaggTGTCAGCCATGCTGTGCATGGGGCAAGGCAGGCAGAGCAGTTCTGGGGGGATGGGGCCCTGGAGTGCAGCCGTGCAGAGGAGTCAGCTCTGCACACAGGGCCACGTCCTCAGTCCCCTCCATGCCCAAGATGTGGGGCCACCCTGTCAGTGGGAGGATTGGACCAGAGCAGGTGCATTCTGGCCTCAACAACCACTGTTCAAATCCATCTCCTCGacagagttctggtcaagatggcggaatagagggtccccagtgtcactctctcccacaaaacaaccaatttacaactataaacacgtaacatcagccaaggtggggctgctggagctcaggggaagaggaggagagacctacggagtgcatgaaggtgggagagaccatgatgagagaaagaaaaaactgctgtgAGCGTTTCAGGCTGCGGTTGCTTTAAATctccagctgctgagcacatgcagcaggagccggcagaagccgcaggtgtgccctttggatggagttatTTGGAGGCGGCAGgtgagaagagggacttggtggcccccaggacagcaagaccactggtaggattcctgtggacccacgcagaagccaggagccagaacagctgaaaaaggggagccattcagaggctggtgagtcatcacaagggaccggcccactggaagaacactggtccaccccccagtcagtgcaggaccactcagaggaaactggtcgggactacagaattgcatggggtgcagttcgatGAAAAAACtcgggcccagatcagagtttctacacaacccaggtgcactgggtctctggagagccggaagtacctataaggtcaaccattaaaccctg is a genomic window containing:
- the TRABD gene encoding traB domain-containing protein, with the protein product MEGEGEQPPQEADVEPIVTSGASESVPRVLSGDPQNLSDVDAFNLLLEMKLKRRREQPNLPRTVTRLVAEDGSRVYVVGTAHFSDDSKRDVVRTIREVQPDVVVVELCQYRVSMLKMDERTLLREAKEISLEKLQQAVRQNGLMSGLMQMLLLKVSAHITEQLGMAPGGEFREAFKEASKVPFCKFHLGDRPIPVTFKRAIAALSFWQKVKLAWGLCFLSDPISKDDVERCKQKDLLEQMMAEMIGEFPDLHRTIVSERDIYLTYMLRQAARRLELPRASDAEPRKCVPSVVVGVVGMGHVPGIEKNWSTDLNIQEIMTIPPPSISGRVSRLAVKAAFFGLLGYGLYWMGRRTVSLVLSLPAAQYCLQRASVAGPRQ